From Actinomycetota bacterium, the proteins below share one genomic window:
- a CDS encoding metallophosphoesterase, producing the protein MPFPTRTALGAAALVAGAAAGLGYSLLEARSYRLRQSTVPVLRPGQPPLAILHLSDLHLTPDQQDKRTWVAGLAALQPDAVIVTGDFLAHLDAVPHVLDALEPLLGLPGAFVLGSNDYFAPARGNPARYLLGPSSAPPPSRPPLPWPDLVAGLTAAGWLDLSNAHGVLLAAGRAIDIRGVDDPHIRRDRYDEVAGPFDPAADLALGVAHAPYLRVLDAMAADGASLVLAGHTHGGQLRLPGYGALVTNCDIDRHRARGLSRHPKPFEPGIPGLDDPALGGVDGRGAFLHVSAGLGTSPYAPVRFACPPEATLLTLVPATS; encoded by the coding sequence GTGCCTTTCCCCACCAGGACCGCCCTCGGCGCGGCAGCGCTGGTCGCCGGCGCGGCAGCGGGCCTGGGCTACTCGTTGCTCGAAGCGCGCTCCTACCGGCTGCGGCAGTCCACAGTCCCGGTGCTGCGGCCGGGGCAGCCACCGCTGGCGATCCTGCACCTGTCCGACCTGCACCTGACCCCCGACCAGCAGGACAAGCGGACCTGGGTCGCCGGATTGGCTGCGCTGCAACCGGATGCAGTGATCGTGACCGGCGACTTCCTGGCGCACCTCGACGCCGTCCCGCACGTCCTGGACGCCCTCGAGCCGCTGCTCGGGCTGCCGGGCGCCTTCGTCCTGGGCAGCAACGACTACTTCGCCCCGGCCCGGGGCAACCCGGCGCGGTACCTGCTCGGTCCGTCCTCGGCACCGCCGCCGAGCCGCCCGCCGCTGCCGTGGCCGGACCTCGTCGCCGGCCTCACCGCAGCCGGTTGGCTCGACCTGTCCAACGCCCACGGCGTCCTGCTCGCCGCCGGGCGGGCCATCGACATCCGCGGCGTCGACGATCCCCACATCCGCCGCGATCGCTACGACGAGGTCGCCGGCCCGTTCGATCCGGCCGCCGACCTCGCGCTCGGCGTCGCCCACGCGCCGTACCTGCGGGTGCTCGACGCGATGGCGGCCGACGGCGCGTCCCTGGTCCTGGCCGGACATACCCACGGCGGTCAGCTCCGGCTACCCGGCTACGGCGCCCTGGTGACCAACTGCGACATCGACCGGCACCGCGCTCGCGGGCTGTCGCGCCACCCGAAGCCGTTCGAGCCTGGGATCCCCGGGCTCGACGACCCGGCCCTGGGCGGTGTCGACGGCCGTGGCGCCTTCCTCCACGTCTCGGCCGGGCTCGGGACGTCGCCGTACGCCCCGGTCCGCTTCGCCTGCCCCCCGGAAGCGACCCTGCTCACGCTCGTTCCGGCCACGTCCTGA
- a CDS encoding glycosyl transferase family 51 encodes MAVLPPSDMRRRRNPAGIAARLVLFVVVAVIAGLVAAGMALPLVGGAGVAARSAVDGFENLPSQLETPPLPQRTEILASDGSSLATVYYQNRVEVPLADVAPIMREAIVAVEDSRFLEHNGVDVRGTLRALVTNASAGGVQQGSSTLTMQYVRNVLINSADTPEEAAQATVQSAARKLQEMRYALAMEKRFSKAEILERYLNIAYFGAGAYGVEAAARRYFSISAKDLNLSQAATLAGLVQNPTAYDPTRNPGQSQIRRDVVLKVMLEQGYVTAPEAAAATAIPMASLMKPSTVSNGCTTSSAPFFCDYVIQTIRTDPAFGATQAEREALLRRGGLVIRTSIDPKAQAAADQAVRSYIPPKDKSKRATAIAMVQPGTGRIVAMAENRDWGTKGAGNTTYNYTADVAHGGTQGMQAGSTFKVFVLAAALEQGISPFEPIASPQVGTFSDFRSCDANTKFPTYTARNSTRSGTFDMRQGTAFSVNTYFLALEQRTGLCRPAEIAEQMGVTLGNGKPLNRVPSFTLGTNEVTPLAMAGAYAAFANHGVYCKPTPIMNITDRDGKKLDLPGPQCKRVVDRNVADSVTALLTGVVDGYIGGRTGQAMSLGRPAAGKTGTTNESAAVWFAGYTPDLATAVWVGDPRGGFRYPMKNVTINGRYYDQVFGSTLPGPIWKQAMLGALDGTPETRFDLESSWGLQAATDTPPPPPKVAPPTDPNTPTDPNAPTTPGATPGPTPGATPGQAPGATPGPAPAPSG; translated from the coding sequence GAGCAGGAGTCGCGGCGCGCAGCGCGGTCGACGGCTTCGAGAACCTGCCCTCGCAGCTGGAGACGCCGCCGCTGCCGCAGCGCACCGAGATCCTCGCCTCCGACGGATCGTCCCTCGCCACCGTCTATTACCAGAACCGTGTCGAGGTGCCGCTGGCCGACGTCGCTCCGATCATGCGGGAAGCGATCGTCGCGGTGGAGGACTCCCGTTTCCTGGAGCACAACGGCGTCGACGTGCGCGGGACCCTGCGCGCGTTGGTGACCAACGCCAGCGCCGGTGGCGTCCAGCAGGGCTCCTCGACCCTGACGATGCAGTACGTCCGCAACGTCCTGATCAACAGCGCCGACACCCCGGAAGAAGCCGCCCAGGCCACGGTGCAGTCGGCGGCGCGCAAGCTGCAGGAGATGCGCTACGCCCTGGCGATGGAGAAGCGCTTCAGCAAGGCCGAGATTCTCGAGCGCTACCTCAATATCGCGTACTTCGGGGCCGGTGCGTACGGCGTCGAAGCCGCGGCCCGCCGCTACTTCAGCATCTCGGCGAAGGACCTGAACCTCAGCCAGGCCGCCACGCTGGCCGGTTTGGTGCAGAACCCCACGGCGTACGACCCGACCCGCAACCCCGGTCAATCCCAGATCAGGCGCGACGTGGTGCTCAAGGTGATGCTCGAGCAGGGCTACGTCACCGCGCCGGAGGCGGCAGCGGCGACCGCCATTCCGATGGCGTCGCTGATGAAGCCGTCCACGGTCAGCAACGGCTGCACGACGTCGAGCGCCCCGTTCTTCTGCGACTACGTGATCCAGACCATCAGGACCGACCCGGCCTTCGGTGCCACCCAGGCGGAGCGGGAAGCGCTGCTGCGACGCGGCGGGCTGGTCATCCGGACGTCGATCGACCCGAAGGCGCAGGCAGCGGCCGACCAGGCTGTCAGGTCGTACATCCCGCCGAAGGACAAGAGCAAGCGGGCGACGGCGATCGCGATGGTGCAGCCGGGGACCGGCCGGATCGTCGCCATGGCGGAGAACCGCGATTGGGGGACGAAGGGCGCGGGCAACACGACGTACAACTACACCGCCGACGTCGCGCACGGCGGCACCCAGGGGATGCAGGCGGGGTCGACGTTCAAGGTGTTCGTGCTCGCCGCCGCGCTGGAACAGGGCATTTCGCCGTTCGAGCCGATCGCGTCGCCCCAGGTCGGGACCTTCAGCGACTTCCGTAGTTGCGACGCCAACACCAAGTTCCCGACATACACCGCGCGAAACTCGACGCGCTCGGGCACCTTCGATATGCGCCAAGGGACGGCCTTCTCGGTCAACACCTACTTCCTCGCGCTGGAACAGCGCACCGGGTTGTGCCGTCCGGCAGAGATCGCCGAGCAGATGGGCGTGACCCTCGGCAACGGCAAGCCCCTCAACCGCGTCCCGTCGTTCACGCTCGGCACCAACGAGGTCACCCCGCTGGCGATGGCCGGCGCGTACGCCGCGTTCGCCAACCACGGCGTCTACTGCAAGCCGACACCGATCATGAACATCACCGACCGGGACGGGAAGAAACTGGATCTGCCCGGCCCCCAGTGCAAACGGGTCGTCGACCGCAATGTCGCGGACAGCGTGACCGCGCTGCTCACCGGAGTCGTCGACGGTTACATCGGCGGCCGCACCGGGCAGGCGATGTCGCTGGGCCGCCCGGCGGCGGGCAAGACGGGGACCACCAACGAGTCCGCAGCGGTCTGGTTCGCCGGCTACACCCCGGATCTGGCCACCGCGGTGTGGGTCGGCGACCCCCGCGGCGGCTTCCGCTACCCGATGAAAAACGTGACGATCAACGGCCGGTACTACGACCAGGTCTTCGGTTCCACGCTGCCCGGGCCGATCTGGAAGCAGGCCATGCTGGGAGCCCTGGACGGTACGCCGGAAACCCGGTTCGACCTGGAATCGTCCTGGGGCCTGCAGGCGGCAACGGATACCCCGCCGCCGCCGCCGAAGGTCGCGCCCCCAACCGATCCGAACACGCCGACTGACCCGAACGCGCCGACCACTCCCGGGGCAACGCCTGGCCCGACGCCGGGCGCGACACCCGGGCAGGCGCCGGGCGCGACACCCGGGCCGGCGCCAGCGCCGTCGGGCTGA
- a CDS encoding GatB/YqeY domain-containing protein, translated as MSDTRPAGLKAQLRSDLTEAIRSRDELRSATLRMVLAALTTEEVAGKTARELSDADVVTVLGREARKRREAATAYDEAARPELAARERAELGMIEGYLPAQLTDAELASIIEAAVATVRGTGQDGPGAMGAVMKLVQPKVAGRADGGRVAADVRRLLSS; from the coding sequence ATGAGCGACACCCGGCCGGCAGGCCTCAAGGCGCAGCTGCGATCGGATCTGACCGAGGCGATCCGCAGTCGGGACGAGTTGCGGTCAGCGACGCTGCGGATGGTGCTGGCGGCTCTCACCACCGAGGAGGTCGCCGGCAAGACGGCGCGAGAACTGTCCGACGCCGACGTCGTGACGGTGCTGGGTCGGGAGGCGCGCAAACGCCGCGAGGCCGCTACGGCGTACGACGAGGCCGCGCGACCGGAACTCGCCGCCCGGGAACGCGCCGAACTCGGGATGATCGAGGGTTATCTGCCGGCACAGCTGACCGATGCCGAACTCGCGTCGATCATCGAAGCGGCTGTGGCCACGGTACGCGGGACCGGGCAGGACGGCCCGGGTGCGATGGGCGCGGTGATGAAGCTGGTGCAGCCAAAGGTCGCCGGTCGGGCGGACGGCGGCCGGGTCGCCGCCGACGTACGGCGCCTGCTGTCGTCCTGA